The Synechococcus sp. RS9916 DNA segment AGCCTGGCGGAGGTGCTGCCACTACCGCTGGGGGGCACGGCTGTCGGCACCGGCCTGAATGCTCCTGATGGATTTGCCCGACTAGCAGCGGAAGAACTCACCCGGCTCACGGGCCTGCCCTTCAGCTCAGCACCCAACAAATTTGCGGTGATGGCTGGCCATGACGGGCTCGTCAATGCCATGGGTCAGCTGCGCCTGCTGGCGGTCAGCCTGCTGAAGATCGCCAACGACATCCGTCTGCTGGCCTGCGGTCCGCGCGCTGGCCTGGCGGAACTGCATCTGCCGGCCAATGAACCGGGCAGCTCAATCATGCCGGGGAAGGTGAATCCCACCCAGTGCGAGGCGATGGCGATGGTCTGCACCCAGGTGATCGGCCTCGATGCAGCGGTGGCGATGGCCGGCAGCGGCGGCCATCTGCAGATGAACGTCTACAAACCGTTGATCGGCTTCAACCTGCTAGAGACGATCACCCTTCTCACCGATGCCTGTCGATGCTTCCGCGTGGCGATGGTGGAGGGCATGGAGCCCAATCGCAGCCGCATTGAGCACGACGTTGAACAATCGCTGATGTTGGTGACTCCCCTCGCTCCAGTGATCGGCTACGACAAAGCCAGCGCGATCGCCAAACACGCCCACGAACAAGGCTCAAGCCTCAAAGAAGCAGCCTTGGAACTGGGCTATGTGAGTGCTGAAGAGTTTGACCAGGTTGTTGACCCTGCAGCGATGGCTGTGGCTCAGGATTGAGGCCCAGTTGAGTGGGGCAACGGCGACTCAAGCAGCCCGCTCAGTCGCCGGATTGAGCCCCGCCGCTTCCGCAGCCGCGGCCTTGAGCAGATCGTCGGCTTCCGCCACCGGGAAGCGATTGATCGCCCGCAACGCTTGACGCGCATGGCTACGCAGCTGTTCGCTGATGGCTTCGCAATAGGGAACCTGCGCCAGCAGATCCACGGTGCGGCGCATGATCCGCACCACATCGCCTTCATCCAGGGAGGTGTTGGCAATCAAGTCATTCCAAGCGCAACCGTTGGCCCAGGCTTCCACCAGACCCATCAATTCCGGCTCCCACCAGGCGGGCACCACCACGTTGCAGCGCTCCTGAGCCCTGAGCAGTTCACGGCGGATCCCCATCAGATCGTGCAAGGCCTCCTCGGCGCGCGGCGGTGGCGGAAAACCACTCCAGAGATCTGGGCGGTTGACCTCCGTGCTGATGGCCTCAAACACCGCTGCCAGCTCCGCCGGCGGCAGGTCATCGAGATGGCCACTCATCAATGCCAGACCAAGCCAGAGCTCGTTATCCCCACGCAGAGCTGCCACCGTGCGACCGATCTCAGTGGGCTGCAACTCATCGAGGCAGCCGAAGTGCTGAAGAATCTCGATCAGCGCCAGGAATATCTCCCAATGGCGATTGGCGCGGTGATGGAGCAGCTGCTGGCGCTCGCTGATTTCAATCTCCAGTTCCTCCATCCGCCGGCGATGCTTCTTGAGCTGGCGGCGATCACCCCAGCGATGGGCCGGATGGGTCTCGAGGTCGTCTTCCAACTCCTTCACCAACCGAGCCTGGGAGAGCACTTCACCGGCCAGGTCGTATTGCGGAGTGGTCATGTCGTGGCGCTGGGCCATATGGGCGACCGCCAAGGCCAGACCACCACTCTGTTGATCGCCATGGCGCAGCTCACCAGCCCGATGCAAATCCGGAGTGGTGACACCATCCACCTGCAGACAGCTGAGCTCGGCATGCAGGCTGACCACCGCCTGACAGGGCACCAGTAGCCAAACGTTCTCCTGGGTGAGGCAGAGCAGTAACGGAAACTGTCCTGGGCCATCGAGCTTGTCGACAATCACCGCCGGGGTCACACCACCACGCAACTGCGGGGCCTTGAGGCTGACGAGGGTGCCCACGCTGGCGAACTGCAGGGCCAGCGTGAGTTCGTTGGCCAATGTTTCCTCGGCCTGCTGTTGAAGGATGCGCAGCAACCGGCGTTCCTCCCGCAGCCGCCCGCGACGTTTTTCGTAGTCCTCGAAGTCTTCCCAGGGCACGTCACCAGAGGTGCCTTGAAGCTGGCCCAGCTGCAGACGCAGCTGGGTAAGGATTTCCTCCTCCTCAACCAGGTCGAGACTGGCCA contains these protein-coding regions:
- the fumC gene encoding class II fumarate hydratase, whose translation is MVAATRVETDSMGPVEVPAEALWGAQTQRSLHNFAIAADRMPAELIHALARIKQAAAITNARLGVLDAERRDYIVAAATAVAEGLHDGQFPLRVWQTGSGTQTNMNLNEVISNLAAQAAGEPLGSHKPVHPNDHVNRSQSTNDAFPAAIHVAAAQGISHRLLPELQRLKNAFGAKADAWTDIVKIGRTHLQDAVPLTLGQEASAWRDQIGTAAQRIDASLAEVLPLPLGGTAVGTGLNAPDGFARLAAEELTRLTGLPFSSAPNKFAVMAGHDGLVNAMGQLRLLAVSLLKIANDIRLLACGPRAGLAELHLPANEPGSSIMPGKVNPTQCEAMAMVCTQVIGLDAAVAMAGSGGHLQMNVYKPLIGFNLLETITLLTDACRCFRVAMVEGMEPNRSRIEHDVEQSLMLVTPLAPVIGYDKASAIAKHAHEQGSSLKEAALELGYVSAEEFDQVVDPAAMAVAQD